In Bos mutus isolate GX-2022 chromosome 10, NWIPB_WYAK_1.1, whole genome shotgun sequence, a single window of DNA contains:
- the EIF2B2 gene encoding translation initiation factor eIF2B subunit beta isoform X3, translating to MPGAAAKGSELSERIESFVEALKRGGGRRSSEDMARETLGLLRRIITDHRWSNAGELMELIRREGRRMTAAQPSETTVGNMVRRVLRIIREEYGRLHGRSDESDQQESLHKLLTSGGLSEDFRSHYAQLQSNIIEAINELLVELEGTTENIAAQALEHIHSNEVIMTIGFSRTVEAFLREAARKRKFHVIVAECAPFCQGHEMAVNLSKAGIETTVMTDAAIFAVMSRVNKVIIGTKTILANGALRAVAGTHTLALAAKHHSTPLIVCAPMFKLSPQFPNEEDSFHKFVAPEEVLPFTEGREVA from the exons ATGCCAGGGGCAGCCGCCAAGGGCTCGGAGCTGTCCGAGAGGATCGAGAGTTTCGTGGAGGCGCTGAAGCGGGGCGGCGGGAGGCGCAGCTCCGAGGACATGGCCCGGGAGACTCTGGGACTGCTTCGCCGCATCATCACGGACCACCGCTGGAGCAATGCAG GGGAGCTGATGGAACTGATCCGGAGAGAAGGCCGGAGGATGACGGCCGCGCAACCCTCAGAGACCACAGTGGGCAACATGGTGCGGAGAGTGCTCAGGATCATCCGGGAGGAGTATGGCAG ACTCCATGGACGCAGCGACGAGAGCGATCAGCAGGAGTCTCTGCACAAACTCTTGACATCCGGGGGCCTGAGCGAGGATTTCCGTTCCCATTATGCTCAACTCCAGTCCAACATCATTGAGGCAATTAACGAGCTGCTGGTGGAACTGG AAGGGACAACGGAGAACATCGCAGCCCAGGCCCTGGAGCATATCCACTCCAACGAGGTCATCATGACCATCGGCTTCTCCCGCACGGTGGAGGCGTTCCTCAGAGAGGCTGCCCGAAAGAGGAAGTTCCATGTCATTGTGGCAGAGTGTGCACCTTTCTGTCAG GGTCATGAGATGGCAGTCAATTTGTCCAAAGCAGGTATTGAGACAACTGTCATGACCGATGCTGCCATTTTTGCTGTTATGTCAAGAGTCAACAAG GTGATCATTGGCACAAAGACCATCCTGGCCAACGGTGCCCTGCGAGCTGTGGCAGGAACTCATACTCTAGCACTGGCAGCAAAACACCACTCCACCCCACTCATCGTCTGTGCTCCTATGTTCAAGCTTTCCCCACAg